The Daphnia magna isolate NIES linkage group LG3, ASM2063170v1.1, whole genome shotgun sequence genomic interval AGCAAAATGAATTATTCAATAGGGATAGTGCATATATACTCGTATATTAGGTAAATGCGTACTTTGTAATGGCCTTTTTGAGTAGTATCTACCACTAATTGACCACAGCAGTGCTGTCGACACAAAAAGGCCTTCCATCCAACATCGCTCTGTCGTTCGGAGTGATGATCTTCCCCAGAAGCGAAGCGTTCCAGAAAGCCTGCGTCTGGCCCTGGATGAACATCGGACATCATTTGTCGAGTGCGCCGAAATCGGTGGATCCAACGTCCCATCCGCTAAATGAAAGTCATCAAATCACTGTGCACCAGTTAATGCAGTAAAGTAGTGTTACCTGGGTGAAACTGGCCAAGTGCACCGCGTCACTCTCGTGAAAATTAGTCTTTTCGTTTGCCATTTTCATCCTCGTTTTACTACCTTGTTTCTCGCCAGACGGATCGAAAGTGACCAACGGCACTGTCACGGACATTTTGTATAATTTCCGTTGCCGGCAATAGAATCAGAGCGTGCAGTCCTAAAGGTAATCTAGAAGAACCGATCGATTATTAGTCACATCTTAAGGGGGATGTAAACTCGTTGAGGCAAAAGAATTACGGGATTCGAAGTCTATATCCTTATATGGGAAGATTTAGAAAAATACAATAATTTAACAGTGACAAACTCTATGGCAAAATGATGATGATTTACCTGATTTGCAGTTGGTAAGTAAAACAGGCTAGAAGAGACGTTGACGGTGCAGATGAAACAAGGAAACTTGTAGAGTGAAGCGCGTTAAGACGATTGACGATATCGATCTTGTTCTCCGTGTTTTTGTTGATAGAGGTGCACGATCCGGGTCACCTGGTCACAAACTGAAACGATAACCGTAATGAAACTATTGACCTGTAACTAACTATAGGGGCGACAAATAAGAGAATAACGACTACCAGCACCAGACGGTGTTAGGTAACTGGGGCATAGACACTaccaattttctcttttgcaattttaaaatgtcaaaACCATCACAAGGCAGGTaacaggaaaaaaatgttcttcGAGCCTTCTCTTCGGCAATAAGGTGTCAGGTTTCGCTGCGTGCACATTATGTGAGTATAGCAACGTGGGACGGGTATGGCATGATCCTTTGCGCATCTGATGGTGAACCGACAAGGCCTTCATAGTCTGATTAGCCTACTACCCCTTAAAAAGGATCAGTCGTCTTGGAAAcggaaaaggaaaacattaaAGAAAACCAACTTGTACTTGACACGTGATCTTCAAAATTGTCGTTGTCTAACATGCCATCTATAATTTTCATAAGATGCTGGTTTTAATTTGATGCCAGGGAATGATATTCCAATAGGGATAGGTGATCCGTTAGATGTTGTTCTGGTGTCTTTCTTGTCCTAAATTTGCGTTTTACGCTCTACTCTTTCTTTGCCGTTCTTTGCTTACGCCGCTCTGAACGAGGATATTGTTATTCGCATTACCCCATAAATTATGTTGAAGTTAATCGAAAAAGCTTTTAAAAGAAGGTCATGGCATGGGCCCACTATAATGGTAAAGAAAACTTAAACTGAAATATAGTTTTCCTATAAgtaaaaggtaaaaataataatttcttgGCGTTCACGTCGGAAAATGTATGAagtcagagtcatagaactagtttctatgactctgatgAAGTCTTAAAAAAGGGTGTGTGGCACGTGGCGACATTGCGGCCATTTCAATTACCAGCGAAGCTCTCGTTTTCTGGCCCGAAATATTATAGTCTCCTTTGCATCGTGCTTTAATAACTAGTCTGAGTAAAATGGCGCTCGTCTTACGGTCTTTGCGATCCGCTGTTAATGCCGGTGTAAAAATTGGCCAGCAATCATGGCATCAGCCATTAGTTTTAGGCGTTCAAAAACAAATAGCAAATTACTCTTTTACTTCCCATCAGATACCTACACTAGCTGTAAACAAGGTAACTTTTGTCTTGTGTTGGTTAAAGCACCCCACATTCCAGTGTAGATGAGAGTtagcttttattttgttcctcTTCATAGTAAATTATTATCATCCTAAATGCAATTCGTAATAGTTAACTTTTGTATCTGCCAGATCTCCATTAACATCAAAAGGAGTTTCAGTGATAAACCCCCTATGTCCATGACTACTATCCGAGATAGGGTCTTGCTTGTTTTGAAACTCTACGACAAAATTGATGTTTCAAAGGTAATTTAATATAATGTTTTATGAAATCTAATAAAATCATtaacattcttttttctagTTGACACTTGAATCCCATTTCATGAATGATTTGGGTCTTGATTCGTTAGACCATGTGGAAGTTGTAATGGCAATGGAGGATGAGTTTGGTAAGAAGCCAGATTGtgttaaaataataaataattgttaaataattaaataaataggAAATAATCAGGGAATCCCATTGcataaattttaattcaattttcttttgaatgatTGTAGGTTTTGAAATCCCAGATGGAGATGCAGAGAAATTGTTGAGACCAGCAGATATAGTAAGGTACATTGCAGATAAGGAAGAGGTGTATGAATGAGGAAACAGTAACAAGCTATAGATTATGAGAAGTGTAGAGGAAAATGGAATACATTTGAAATGTTCTGTAAATTGATAGATTAAAAAGTTAAATTGATTTACATGCTGTAATCGTTTATTTACAAGCATTAACAAGATTAAGATACAAAAAGCACATAACGCATTTAAAGTTCGCGTACATGTTTTCAAATGAAGTAACAGTTTACTGCATACAGCGTTACTCCAACAACAAGATGTCCTTAAATAGAAAATTTCTAAGTCGTCGTACTTCATCTAAAAAGAActtatttttgaaacagtCATAATTTTTTATATGGAAATTTTACCACAAATATCAACCAATTCGGCGTTCTTGCGGGTGACCACTACATACAGATGTCGTTGGTTAGACAACTTTCCTATAACCCAGGCATCGCTTTTCGTTCTAACAAGAATTTCACCTTCCCCGAAACTCGAAAAATCTTCGCATAAATCGGCACATGTCTAAGagagaaacaaattttatgtATCACTACCCAAAGTCATTTACGTCACCCGACGAACAAACTGTTACCTTAATAACGTCGTTATTAGCCGATGGCTGACATTGCAGAATTCTTCTATGTCCAGGTATGCTTTGATGGAGCGTAGATTTAAACGCCATATTCCATTGGTTGAAATAGAGGAAACGAATAGAGTCCGTGCCGGTATTGAGAGACGAATTAGTTTTTCGTACCAGCGCTTGCTCTGCTACATCCGCCGAGAGGGCAACTATCCTTGGCCCCACGATTAAATCAAGTGATGCAAAAAAATCATGATCGAGTTCAACAGACGCTGGTATGAATAGACAGACTGTAACTCCTGCAATTCTATAAACAACCAATTGACACTCATCTGGAATCGTTTGACTATGGTTCAGAAACACATGGGGAATGCGCATTTCTGACGATATACTGTGCACATCGGTAGGACCTGTCaaaaatctaaaagaaaaCTGCTTTGTTGTAATTGTGAATTATGTGAAAATATGGCAATGTCAACCTGGTTTCAGTATTAAGGCTTAGTGATGCAGGAAATAGTTTTGTGGTGAGGTAGTTGTAGATTAGCTGGATATCATCTTGACAGAGACCAGTCCTAGGAAACACAATATCATTAAGGAAGAACAGATTCTGATTACTGGTTTACTGACCAAATAATTTGATCTTGATAAAGTACAGTGGTAGAAGTGATGCAGGGGAAAGTCTGTTCCACATGACTAACAAGACTTCTGACTTTCAAAAATGACAATTTATCCATGGGAAGGAACTGAATTCCAAGGAAGGCATCTGCAAGATCTGCATCTTCTAAGGGCATCATCTGCAAATGCTGTAAGTATTTGAACCAATTAACTACTAAACTGTGACATGACAGGATTTTCACCATTACCTTGGAGTAAAAGTAAGCTGCTCTTAGTTTCAGTTGCTCTAACTCTTCTTCAGGTTGCTCTGAAACCTTCAATGCCGAACTCATTGTACCCATGAAAAGACGAAACATGTGGTATGAATGGACAAGAAGGGagttaaaaattttatcatGTGGTTCCATGTCATTATGCAGAGACATGTTTGGTAGCTTCACAGTCTAATATGTAAAATAAGGTATTATCCACATTATTTAAAGTAACATCTTTTATTACCATAGCCATGCAAAAGCCAGGTTCTGGTTCATTGAAGTATTgccttgtttttcttgtatgCAATGAATGGCAAGTACCAGATGTGCCAAATGttctagaagaaaaaaaatattcttagGAAAATTTCTAGCTTTCAAGAACGCCATTTTTACtggctaaattttaaaattgcaGCTGTCCTGccaatttctttcatttgagTATCCTTTGAAGTCTCCTTTGGATAATAATAAACAACACTTTTGTATTCCTACCAAGGTGAAAACATTAGCAATCAGATAATGATAACAGATTATTTTGCGAACCTCATCTTCTGGGAAATTTCGACTAGtatcaaaaacgaaaaagtttaCAAGAGAATGACTTTTTTCAGCTTCACTGTTTGTCATCTTTTTGCTCCCACGTAATAGTTACCAGAATTTGATTTGCAGATTTTCATTTGGAAGGAAAATTCGTCTGCCTTCTTGTGTTGGCAATAATTAGATTTAGCGCCACCAGGGGTGTCTTGAAATTGAAAGCATACCCAAACTAGCGTGAAGCCAAGTTCTAAAAATATGATAATACcatatattttaaattcaccGTAAAAACAGATTAcatcaacagcagcagaaATAAGTAGAAACCTAAAATTTGATCGGATCTATCACTGGTGCTAAATCTCTTACACTTTGGATATGATTTCcgtaaattgcatcaaattCTTTGGTTCGATTCTGGATTGCCAATACCTCTTCTTGTAACAGACTTGACTTGCAGTCATGATTAGACTCAATGTTACGGTTTCCTTTGTCGCTTAGCATAAGTGCAACTTGTTCTTCACATACATCTAGGCGTTCAACAATGGTGGAAAATAATTTGTTTGCGGATTTTTGCTTAAAAGGAAGCCATCTGGGCAAACATACAAGGAACGGCTTTCGGATTGACTGAATATGATGTCgtaagaaaaaataatcagACGGGATTTGGAAACGAGCCATGAACTTTGCAAATGGAGGAATTAGTTCTGGGTCTGAGTTAGGAAGCATAAGAGTAAGGTATCTGTTTGAGACTTTGGTCTTATTATCGCTTAGCGTATTTTCTAGGTGGGATGCAAGCATATTTAAACACAATTGAAAGGTTTTGTGGTAGGGCGAGCCACGACACTGGGAATGATCCGCTTTTTGAGGAACAACAACAGCGATGCAATCCGCTCGTTCAATGGCCGTAATATACCACTGAAATGGAGAACCCTGTTCTTTATTTTCCATGTCGGCAACATCTAGAAGCACCTCCACGCCTAGCAATTTACGTAGAAAAATTCGTGTCGCCTTGACGTATTGAGTGTGTTGGACGCTAACTGAATCAAAAACCAGCAACATTCTGAAATCGTTGGAAACTGcaatgagagaaaaaaaaaaggttttttttttgacatagtaaggtaaaaaaataaatctgtaAACATTATACTTGGCTCGAGTATTTTTTGTCGAAGATACAGCGCCATTGCGCCAAGGATACAGAAGGCAAAAAGTAGAATCAGGGCAACAATTATTGCTATATCCACTTGGGGAAATTGATGAGCAATGAAAATTTCAAAGATTCTACTTTGGTTGCAACAACTGGCGCCTGCCACATTGCTTGATAAGCTTTCGCATTCGATGACAAGCTCATAGTTTCCTTTTTCCAATGTCACTTGCGAAATTTGGAAAGTTACCAAATCGGCGTACCTATGAGACAATTCATATTTGACATTATAGTTTAAGCGTTTCAGGAGAACTATCGATTTAGCTGACCTTTCGAAATATGTAGAATCATCCGACAAATTCACTTTAAAGTTCTTGGGGCATCTAGTTTTTCCCTTATGGCAAAGTGTAATTTTATAGCTATCTATGCCAGCTAAAGCTTGGAAAGTAGTTAAAAGGTGGTTCATTCTTGATGTCTGACTGTAGAAAAATATTACTCCATCACCCACATTCCTGCCTATAATGAAACAAACTTGGTTagaaattattttaatttctgcTGTCAATAGCTTGATGGAACTGACCATATAAATTCCTAAATTTATACTGCATTTTTTTGCCATTGGCTAGAACCCTAATGGTTGTGTATGAATCACTTGTCATAAGTGAACTAGCAGAATCTCTGACAAGGCAATCATAATGCGGCAAAACATCCTCACATTTTGACTCATTCATGTTTTTGGTTAATGTAAAACATTTGGCATCCTGGGGCTTAATAAAATCTTCGTACATAAACCATAATGGCTTATGTagtttttttgaaatggtGATGTTCAATGCAAACCTTGGGAAACTACCATTCACGTCATAAGCATCATATGCATTCATGTAAACACCAAGATTTTGATCAAATGGTATTGCTGCAGCTTCCCACTGTGTTATTCCATATGTACAGTCATTTTCAGCAACAACACTGAAGCAACCATCAGCAGAGGTGACAGATCCGTTGATGTATGATCCATGTTTAGAACAAATATCCAATCTGCTAGTCCGTTGAACTGATTTTGGGCAACTTGTGAGTACACTTAATGGTAGGAAAATCaccaaaaaaattggaagaCAATTGAATGTCATTGTCAAAGTAGAATGTATTCCAAATGAATTGTTAGGATCAGCCATTATtttaaatgcatttttttagtCATACGCACTACTACAAGGAATTAGATCTTGAGATTTCGATTCGATGTAGCCTTACTGACACAACTGACCCACTACCAGATAAAGGCACCATTTTATAATCGCTGATTTGCATGTCTACTCTCCATCTTCGTAAAATGTGCCCATGTTGCACAACAAAGAAAGTCCGCAAACTGCGGAGGGCAGATAGCATGGATAACGTGCGGATTTGGAATGTGGAATCCCCTAATTTGCCTGAATATTGTCCTCTTTCTACCTGTTATTAACTGAACCTTTCTAGCGTGGCGAATTACTAAAATTAGCTTTATGATGCTTGCATTTGTTGGTGATATGATTGTCCTATGACAAGGATCATTCAATAC includes:
- the LOC116918366 gene encoding acyl carrier protein, mitochondrial — encoded protein: MALVLRSLRSAVNAGVKIGQQSWHQPLVLGVQKQIANYSFTSHQIPTLAVNKISINIKRSFSDKPPMSMTTIRDRVLLVLKLYDKIDVSKLTLESHFMNDLGLDSLDHVEVVMAMEDEFGFEIPDGDAEKLLRPADIVRYIADKEEVYE
- the LOC116918360 gene encoding vacuolar fusion protein CCZ1 homolog, which codes for MTNSEAEKSHSLVNFFVFDTSRNFPEDEEYKSVVYYYPKETSKDTQMKEIGRTAAILKFSQTFGTSGTCHSLHTRKTRQYFNEPEPGFCMAMTVKLPNMSLHNDMEPHDKIFNSLLVHSYHMFRLFMGTMSSALKVSEQPEEELEQLKLRAAYFYSKHLQMMPLEDADLADAFLGIQFLPMDKLSFLKVRSLVSHVEQTFPCITSTTVLYQDQIIWTGLCQDDIQLIYNYLTTKLFPASLSLNTETRFLTGPTDVHSISSEMRIPHVFLNHSQTIPDECQLVVYRIAGVTVCLFIPASVELDHDFFASLDLIVGPRIVALSADVAEQALVRKTNSSLNTGTDSIRFLYFNQWNMAFKSTLHQSIPGHRRILQCQPSANNDVIKTCADLCEDFSSFGEGEILVRTKSDAWVIGKLSNQRHLYVVVTRKNAELVDICDEVRRLRNFLFKDILLLE
- the LOC116918367 gene encoding uncharacterized protein LOC116918367 produces the protein MADPNNSFGIHSTLTMTFNCLPIFLVIFLPLSVLTSCPKSVQRTSRLDICSKHGSYINGSVTSADGCFSVVAENDCTYGITQWEAAAIPFDQNLGVYMNAYDAYDVNGSFPRFALNITISKKLHKPLWFMYEDFIKPQDAKCFTLTKNMNESKCEDVLPHYDCLVRDSASSLMTSDSYTTIRVLANGKKMQYKFRNLYGRNVGDGVIFFYSQTSRMNHLLTTFQALAGIDSYKITLCHKGKTRCPKNFKVNLSDDSTYFERYADLVTFQISQVTLEKGNYELVIECESLSSNVAGASCCNQSRIFEIFIAHQFPQVDIAIIVALILLFAFCILGAMALYLRQKILEPISNDFRMLLVFDSVSVQHTQYVKATRIFLRKLLGVEVLLDVADMENKEQGSPFQWYITAIERADCIAVVVPQKADHSQCRGSPYHKTFQLCLNMLASHLENTLSDNKTKVSNRYLTLMLPNSDPELIPPFAKFMARFQIPSDYFFLRHHIQSIRKPFLVCLPRWLPFKQKSANKLFSTIVERLDVCEEQVALMLSDKGNRNIESNHDCKSSLLQEEVLAIQNRTKEFDAIYGNHIQSVRDLAPVIDPIKF